A window of Acidobacteriota bacterium genomic DNA:
ATGCGCGCAAGACGCTCGAGGGCGCGGGCAATTCGCTTAGACACTTGTTGAATGTAACGCTCAGGATTTTCAAGGCGGACATTGTGCTGGTTGTCATAAGCCTCATCGGCTTTGTCATGTTTGGCATCCAGCGCTTGCGCGAGAGACTAAGAGGAATGGGTATTCTAAGGTCTCCCGATCTGTTTCGAGACGCGATCGTTCTCGCGCCGCTTGTATATCTCGCGGCTTGTCTCATTAGGTTTAATGCCGGACCTTATCTGATCCCGTTCCTTCCCTTTGTCGGCTTGTTTTTCGGCTGGTTCATAGTCGAGTCGGTGCGGATATTGAAAACAGGCCTGCTTCACGGCAACAAGGTCGAAGCCAGAAACGTCGACTGGTTGCAGAGCGGAGTGTTGGTCATCCTGCTGAGCGTGGCAGTTGTTCGCGCAGTCGCCTACCGCTTCGAGCCGATCCCGACGCTGCAAGACCAGGATAAGAGATTTGAAGCCGTCTCGAGGTTGTTGAGCGGCTCCGACACTATCTACGTCCACGGAACGACCGAGATCCTGGTGTTGTTGAACAAGCCAAACGCAAACCCTTACGTTTTTCTGGACTGGGGCAAAGACGACTACCTGGCGGCAAAGAAGTACGACGGTTCGTTTGAAGCGATCATTGACGAGTTGGAGTCCAGTGCGCCGAAAATCGTTTCGCTTTCGCGCTTGCAAAGAGTGGCGCATCGCGACGAGCTGAGACTATGGGTGGAGCAACACTATGAACCCATCGAAATGCCGGGTTACGAAGTCTACGTGCGCAAGCAATGAGGACCAATCTGAAACCAGGCAGACTCTTTCTCCAAGAGTGAGCGGAATGGCAAAGCGCAAACGCCATGAGCCACTCCCAAATCCCACCAACGCAGTTGGTGGATCGTTCATACATCGCCTACCAGCAGAGCAGAGTTGCTCCCGAATCCCACCAACGCAGTTGGATTGTTCATACTTGACCTACCGGGCGACGCTTGCCGAGTATGCCCCACCAACTGCCTTGGTGGGATTTGGAACACAGCACGGAGCAGCACGTTTGTAGGCTGAGTATGAACAATCCATCAACTGCGTTGGTGGGATTATCGGCACTCCTTCGGAGGAAGCTCTACGCTTCCTCGTCTTCCGGATTGTGGATGACGTAGCCTCTATCTGCTCGACTCGGTCACGCCAATGCCATGTCACCGTCGAGCACGTACACCTGTTCGCGGCCGCCGGCGATGGGAAAGCTCTGAACGACCTGCGATGGATAAGCCGAGAAAAAGTCTGCGAGGCTTGCTTCATTGAATCGGAGAGGCTGCTCGCCGGTGCCCGGGTTCGTGGACCGTCTGGCCACCCACGAGACCAATCGCAACCTGCTTGTTGCGAGGTTGCGAATGGGTTCCGCGATGATCACTTGCTTTCGCGCGGCTTGGAGCATTCGCTTCACGACCGGTGAAGCATCGGGGAGAAAGTGGAGCAAACTCGCTTGCATAATCA
This region includes:
- a CDS encoding class I SAM-dependent methyltransferase translates to MTSLVYKSTTLYEIAMVLLYGRHYPSRYRAIAELIPNGASVLDLCCGPAILYHRYLRAKSVQYTGLDFNAKFIDRLIRRGGCGQRWDLRSDKPLPTADYVIMQASLLHFLPDASPVVKRMLQAARKQVIIAEPIRNLATSRLRLVSWVARRSTNPGTGEQPLRFNEASLADFFSAYPSQVVQSFPIAGGREQVYVLDGDMALA
- a CDS encoding DolP-mannose mannosyltransferase, which translates into the protein MACFLLTVTLMFMYRPFSQAEDGDSALYDYIAQCVVRGETPYKDVVDIKAPGSFYLSALAMEVGRALGVRDILAARLLHIALAGFLSAVVFLVAEAYIRSPFAGLLAVLVLLSLQHFALWTVGGGQPKLPMILFGMLSLLLTAKDRPFIAGFCSMLSCLCWQPGLLFTGVAFLVFSRYLTTWRDLRALKLLAGAAIPLAILLVYFRWAGAFADLWTWTVAFNYSIYARKTLEGAGNSLRHLLNVTLRIFKADIVLVVISLIGFVMFGIQRLRERLRGMGILRSPDLFRDAIVLAPLVYLAACLIRFNAGPYLIPFLPFVGLFFGWFIVESVRILKTGLLHGNKVEARNVDWLQSGVLVILLSVAVVRAVAYRFEPIPTLQDQDKRFEAVSRLLSGSDTIYVHGTTEILVLLNKPNANPYVFLDWGKDDYLAAKKYDGSFEAIIDELESSAPKIVSLSRLQRVAHRDELRLWVEQHYEPIEMPGYEVYVRKQ